Within Legionella birminghamensis, the genomic segment CAATCATTTCGACTGAATATTTTTCCAGGATTCCGTGCTTTGCCAAATCAAGCGCACAGTTCAAAGCAGTCTGCCCGCCCATGGTAGGCAGAAGTGCATCGGGCCGTTCTTTTTCAATAACCTTCGCCACTTCCGGCCACAGTACAGGCTCAATGTAAGTAGCATCCGCCAATTCCGGATCCGTCATGATGGTGGCGGGATTGGAATTAACCAAAATAACGCGATATCCCTCATCTTTCAATGCACGCACCGCCTGCGTACCTGAATAATCAAATTCACAAGCCTGGCCAATAACAATCGGGCCTGCACCAAGAATCAAAATGGATTTAATATCTGTACGTTTTGGCATGACAACTTAGAAAACAGTTTGAGTGACCTATTCTAACGATTTTAGTCAAAAGATCCTATCTTATCTTTCGTTTTATGTTGTAAGCCTGTGAATTTTCTGCGGCGCATATGGCTTTCGAAATTTCCCGGGCTTTAAGTGCACCGAATCCCCGCGGCGTCGACCCATAGCTATCTACACAAATGCATTAGCTATCGAATCCCCGCGGCAACGACCGCGGGGCCCACATGATGCCTATTCAGGGTATCAGTCTTGTGTCTTTTTACTCTCTATTTTTTGGCAACATTGCAAACTCAAAGCGCATTTTCGGCCACCAGATATCCCTTGCGGTCGACGCCGCGGGGATTCGGAGTGAGAAACACATTTGTGTAGATACCTATGGGTCAAAGCTGCAGGAATTCGAAAGGGTTCGCGGTTTGCCTAGAAGCTTACAGCAAACCGCTTAACCTCCCCCAGGCTAACCCCATCAACTCGTGCAGGGCGATATTAAGAAAGACCATATTCTGGGCATTGGGGATGAAGGTTTTTTGCCAGCGCTCATCACCCCAATACAAGGTGAAATCAGTCGGGGCGGCAATGGGATGTAAACCCTGTGCCTGGCAAAGTGCCATTGCCCTTGGCATATGAATGGCTGAGGTGACCAGATAAAATGGCTTGTCCCCTACCCAGGTTTTTATGGCTTTTGCCTGATCCGCCGTATTTAAAGAACCCGTCTCTATCTGTAATCTGGATGAATCAATCGGGTACAGTAATGCGAGTTTACGCATGCGGAAGGCTTCAGCAGTTTCCTGGCCATAACCGCCTCCGGAAAGCAACAGGTTAGCTCCGGGAGTTTGCCGCCATAAACGCAAGCCCTCCAGGACACGCTTGACGGATGCTGCATAAAGCAAGGATTGCGGCGGTAAATTTTTTACCTCGGTCTGTCCGCCGCTTAGCACCACAATCCATTCGATTTTGGGATCGGTTTTTTTAATTGGCGGGTATTGCCTTTCAAGTGAATTGGTTATAAACCGAGGCAGCCAACCGGTACTAATAAGCAAAAGCAGCATTAAAAAAATACTAAAGCCGGTAAACAATCGCTGTGAGCCTTCCAGTTTTCGTAACTTGTACAGTAGAAAAATAAAAAATAATATCAAAAGAATGAATGGATTAATGACGGCTTCAAGTAGATGGCGAACTATCATTATCTTACCCGCTTCATAAGATACAGGCCTAAAAAGGCAAATAAAACGGTCGGCCCCAGGGCGGCAATAATCGGCGGCCATTGGAGCACCTGGCTTACCGGCCCAAAAAATCGATTGATGATATGAAAGCCGAAGCCCATTGTAGCGCCGGCCAGCAATTTGGAGCCCATGGTTGAAGAACGCAGCGGTCCGAAAATAAATGGTATCGCCAGAATCATCATGACCACTGTGGTAAAGGGTTGAACAATTCGTTGCCAAAAGGCCAATTGATAATTCAATGCAGTCTGATGGTTTTGTTTCTGTGCCCGCAAATATTGCCTGAGTTCCTTTAAGGTCATCTCATCCGGCTCACTGCTGCTTACATTGAGAATGGAAGGTTTCACTGAAACATCCCAGGGCATTTTATCAATATGCTGTGTGAGTGTGCGCTCCTTCTCAATGATGGTTTGGGAAATATTTTCCGCCCACCAGCCGTTATTCTCGAATTTAACCGTCCAGATTTGACGGGCAAAAACCATCTGGTGGTTTTCATCAAAATGATACTGGCGCACATCAACCAGTGTATTATCCTGCTGCACCGTTCCTATGGTAATAAAATCATTCTGATAACGGAGCCAGACTCCATGCGATGTTCTTAAAGCCTGGCCGCCGCTGATGGCCTGTACCTTGACATCATTGGCATAATAAGCGAGCCGCGGCACCACTGTTTCCCCTATGAATGTCACCAGTACAATCAAAATCAGCGAGGCTTTTAAAACTGCTGTTGTTATTTGCCCGATGGACATCCCGGCTGCCCGCATCACCACTAACTCGCGGTTATTGGCCATAACGCCAAGGCCAATCAGGGAACCCAGAAGACTTGCCATTGGGAAAAAAAGATAGACCTGATAAGGCATTTGTAAACAGACATAAATGGCCGCCTGAATAATACCAAAGTCGCCCCGTCCCAGATCCTCCAGTTGATTAACCATGAGAATAAATATCTGTAAACCTGCTAACAGCAGTGTGACCAAACCAATGGCCAGGAGAACGTTATTGGCAATATAGCGATCGAGTAGTTTCATGCCAGCTTGATCCTGTTTCGCCAGATTAATAGCAATCCGATGCCGGCAACAATCAAATGCAGCCACCACATGCCAACCCAAACCGGTAACTTCCCTGCAGCAATCCAGTCACGGGCCACGAACATAAAATTGGCATAGATAATAAAGAGCACAATAGCCGGTAATAATTTGGCATATTTACCAGATCGCGGATTCACCCGGCTTAGAGGGACAGCAACCAGCGTCAGTGTCAATACCATAAGCGGTATGGATATCCGCCATTGCAGTTCAGCCGCTTTTTTGAGATCAGAATTAAACCAGGGGAATAGTGAGGCAGTCGTTGCGGTGCGCATGTCATTGTCAATTTTAATATTGGGATGCGGTAACCTTGCCTTGTATTCCTTAAACTCTGCGACCTGATAATCCGCATGCCCCGGCTGTCCCTGATAAATGCTGCCATTCTGTAAAATCAAATAATCTTCCATGGTTTCCGGATCGGTTTGTGCATAAGCTTGTTCGGCCCATAATATATCCCACTGGAACTGATAATCCTTGATGGTCTGTCTCGCCAGAAAGATATTTTTTGCCTTGCTGTGGTTCCTGCTCATTGACTCCACATAAAACACTTCCTTTCCTCCGGAAATACCGCGGAAGCGTCCTGGCACAATGGTTTGAATCAGGGTTTGGACGCCCGTAGTTCGCAGCAACTTGCCTCTTTCAGTAGCAATTACCGGACTAACCCACATCGTCAGGGTGGTGACAACGGCCATAACAATGATGGCAAGAATAAAACTGTGCTTCAGTAATTGCGAATTCCCATAACCGCAAGCCTGAAGGACAGTCATTTCGCTTTCAGCATAAAGACGTCCATAGGCGACTAGCAGGGCCACATAAAACCCTAAAGGCAGGAGCAATCCCATGAGGTTAGGCAACTCCAGCATCATTAGCTTCATGATGATAACAATGGGGATTTGTCCACTGGCAGCCCGATTCAAATAGCGCACAAACTGATTACTCATAAATATGAGCATTAAAATGCTGGTAAGCGACGCCAGTGTAATAAAAACTTCTTTAGCAAGATAACGGAATATTAACACGACCTTCGGTCTCTATAGGCAGAATAATTAAAACCATTTGAATGATATTCAAGATTGGGTAAACTACCAGTTTTTGCGACTTATAGGAAGTCAAATGAATTACGGATTAATCCAAACATTGCAGGATGCATCAAATGAATGCCTGGTACTGGGTATTTTTTCAGAAACCAAGCCCCAGGACTTCTCTTCTATTGATGATGCTCAATTGCTCGATCTGCTGCCGCGGCTAATGGCTAAAATGAATGAAGCAGGAGACAGTATCTGGCAAAGCGACATTAACGGACGCGCTTTATTTCTTGTACATTGCGGTAAACGGGATGAGTTTAAAGCCTCCTCACTGCGCAAGCGGGTGGAAGAGGTAACTCTCGCCCTGTTAAAACAGAAAATCGGCAAGGCCTGCATTGCCCTGCCCCCTGTTGGCAAACAGGATCCTGACTGGCAACTGACTCAAATGTTGCTGGCGGTGGATAGCCTCTGTTATCAGCTGACTGATTATAAAACTCAGCAAAAGAAACCACGCAGTTTGCAAGCGATTGACTTTTACTTACCCAATACCAGCGATGCTGCCCTGTCAACTGCACAATCAATTGCCGAAGGGATACGCCTAACCCGACGCCTGGCCGATTTACCTGCTAACCACTGCACCCCCAGCTTTCTGGCACAACAGGCAGAGGTGCTTGCTGGTGATTTTTCGCAGATTAAGACACGAGTCCTTGGCATTCCTGAAATGACAGAGTTGGGTATGGGTGCCTTGCTGGCTGTCAGCAAGGGCAGTGCAGAGGAACCCCGCCTGATTGAAATTGCCTATAATGGCAATGGCAATCAGGCTCCCATTGTTTTGGTTGGCAAAGGGATTACCTTTGATTCTGGCGGATTATCCATCAAACCGGCCAATGCCATGGATGAAATGAAATACGATATGTCCGGCGCCGCCAGTGTCCTTGGCACTTTAAAAGCCTGCGCCCTGTTGAAATTACCCGTTAATGTTATTGGTCTGATTGCAAGCGCCGAAAATATGCCCAGCGGGACTGCTGTTAAACCGGGGGATATTGTTACCAGTATGTCCGGCCAGACTGTGGAAATATTAAATACTGATGCGGAAGGCAGACTGGTACTAGCAGATGCCCTCACTTATGCAGAACAGTTTAACCCTGAACTGGTGATTGATATTGCCACGCTAACCGGTGCAATGGTTGTCGCGCTCGGTACGGTTACCACGGGATTTATGACCCAGGATGAAGCGCTTGCAGAGGATATCATTGCTGCGTCTTTAGAAAGCGGTGATAAATGCTGGCGTATGCCTCTTGACGATGAATATCAGGAAGCCTTGGACAGCCCGCTGGCGGATATGATTAATGCATCCTTTGATCGAAGTGCCGGAGGTATTACCGCTGCCTGTTTCCTGTCCCGCTTTACTAAAAAATATCGCTGGGCGCATCTGGATATCGCAGGAACTGCCTGGGTTTCTGGCAAAAAGCGAATCGCAACCGGCCGTCCTGTTCCTTTACTCATTCAGTTTTTAAGCCATGTCGCCAATTCGCGTTGATTTTTATTTATTAGGGGAGACTGACAGGCAAGCAGCAAAGCTGCTTGCCTGTCGTCTATTGGAAAAAGCCTATCTACGCGGGCACCAGGTTTTCGTTTACTGCAAT encodes:
- a CDS encoding leucyl aminopeptidase translates to MNYGLIQTLQDASNECLVLGIFSETKPQDFSSIDDAQLLDLLPRLMAKMNEAGDSIWQSDINGRALFLVHCGKRDEFKASSLRKRVEEVTLALLKQKIGKACIALPPVGKQDPDWQLTQMLLAVDSLCYQLTDYKTQQKKPRSLQAIDFYLPNTSDAALSTAQSIAEGIRLTRRLADLPANHCTPSFLAQQAEVLAGDFSQIKTRVLGIPEMTELGMGALLAVSKGSAEEPRLIEIAYNGNGNQAPIVLVGKGITFDSGGLSIKPANAMDEMKYDMSGAASVLGTLKACALLKLPVNVIGLIASAENMPSGTAVKPGDIVTSMSGQTVEILNTDAEGRLVLADALTYAEQFNPELVIDIATLTGAMVVALGTVTTGFMTQDEALAEDIIAASLESGDKCWRMPLDDEYQEALDSPLADMINASFDRSAGGITAACFLSRFTKKYRWAHLDIAGTAWVSGKKRIATGRPVPLLIQFLSHVANSR
- the lptG gene encoding LPS export ABC transporter permease LptG, which produces MKLLDRYIANNVLLAIGLVTLLLAGLQIFILMVNQLEDLGRGDFGIIQAAIYVCLQMPYQVYLFFPMASLLGSLIGLGVMANNRELVVMRAAGMSIGQITTAVLKASLILIVLVTFIGETVVPRLAYYANDVKVQAISGGQALRTSHGVWLRYQNDFITIGTVQQDNTLVDVRQYHFDENHQMVFARQIWTVKFENNGWWAENISQTIIEKERTLTQHIDKMPWDVSVKPSILNVSSSEPDEMTLKELRQYLRAQKQNHQTALNYQLAFWQRIVQPFTTVVMMILAIPFIFGPLRSSTMGSKLLAGATMGFGFHIINRFFGPVSQVLQWPPIIAALGPTVLFAFLGLYLMKRVR
- a CDS encoding YdcF family protein; amino-acid sequence: MIVRHLLEAVINPFILLILFFIFLLYKLRKLEGSQRLFTGFSIFLMLLLLISTGWLPRFITNSLERQYPPIKKTDPKIEWIVVLSGGQTEVKNLPPQSLLYAASVKRVLEGLRLWRQTPGANLLLSGGGYGQETAEAFRMRKLALLYPIDSSRLQIETGSLNTADQAKAIKTWVGDKPFYLVTSAIHMPRAMALCQAQGLHPIAAPTDFTLYWGDERWQKTFIPNAQNMVFLNIALHELMGLAWGRLSGLL
- the lptF gene encoding LPS export ABC transporter permease LptF; the encoded protein is MLIFRYLAKEVFITLASLTSILMLIFMSNQFVRYLNRAASGQIPIVIIMKLMMLELPNLMGLLLPLGFYVALLVAYGRLYAESEMTVLQACGYGNSQLLKHSFILAIIVMAVVTTLTMWVSPVIATERGKLLRTTGVQTLIQTIVPGRFRGISGGKEVFYVESMSRNHSKAKNIFLARQTIKDYQFQWDILWAEQAYAQTDPETMEDYLILQNGSIYQGQPGHADYQVAEFKEYKARLPHPNIKIDNDMRTATTASLFPWFNSDLKKAAELQWRISIPLMVLTLTLVAVPLSRVNPRSGKYAKLLPAIVLFIIYANFMFVARDWIAAGKLPVWVGMWWLHLIVAGIGLLLIWRNRIKLA